Sequence from the Candidatus Methylopumilus planktonicus genome:
ATGATTTGAGGGAATCGCTTCATTCTTTCAGTGATTTCATCAATATCGGACATTTATGCTCACTGAGTGCAACATCTTTGAGTTACAAAGGCATGAATTTTCCCTGTAATTAGCCGTTCCGTCAAGGGTAAAGCGTACTTTATCCTTTGATTTTTTTAAGAATCTCATCCAATTGCTCCAAATTACGGTAATGCACTTTTAAAATACCCGAACCATTCTTTTTTTCATCAATAGTGACCGATGCCCCAAGTGTTTCTGCTAAAGATTCTTCAAGCTGACGCACATCTGCATTTATCTTTTTAGGGGAGGTTTTTTGACTATCGATTTTGTAACTATTTTGTAAGTTTTTAACGAGCGCCTCAACTTCTCGCACAGATAGATTTTTTTGAATCACTTCTTCGCATAACATTATCTGTTGGCTGCCCTCTAAGCCAATCAAAGCTCTTGCATGTCCCATATCAATTTTGCCACTTAATAGTCGATCTTGAACAGGCTTCGTTAAAGTTAACAGTCTTAGTAAATTAGAAACAGTGACGCGCGATTTACCAACCGCATCTGCCGCTTCTTCATGCGTCATATTAAATTCATCGATTAAACGTTTAATGCCAATCGCTTCTTCTAATGGATTTAAATCTTCGCGTTGAATATTTTCAATAAGCGCCATCGCGAGCGCTGATTCATCAGGAATATTTTTAATGATGACTGGTACTTCACTAAGATTTGCTAATTTTGCAGCACGCCATCTTCTCTCGCCTGCAATGATTTCATATTGATTATTGCCCACAGGCCGGACAATAATAGGCTGCATGACCCCTTGTTTTAAAATAGATTGTGAAAGCGCATGTAAAGCCTCTTCTTGCATAATGCTTCGAGGTTGGTATTTGCCAGGCTGTAATTCACTAATTAATAAAGTCTGAAGTGTGCCTTCGTTTTTTTGAACGTCTTCTTCGCCACTTAATAATAATGCATCAAGTCCGCGACCTAATCCTTTAGCTTTAACCATGTGACTTCCTCATTTGTTTTTCTATAATTTCTTCGGCAAGTTTTAAATATGCTACAGCTCCTTTAGATGAGCGGTCATACATTAAAATAGGCATGCCATGACTTGGCGCTTCTGCCAATCTTACATTTCTCGGAATGATGGTTTCATACACCTTGTCACCAAAGTGCGCCGTTAATTGATCTGACACTTGTTGAGCTAACATATTGCGCTTATCAAAGAGTGTTTTTAATAAACCTTCAATTTCAATTTTAGGATTTAAATTGCTTCTCACTTTTTTGATAGTGTTCACTAAGTCTGATAAACCTTCTAATGCATAATATTCACATTGCATAGGAATTAAAACGGCATCTGCAGCAGTCAGCGCGTTTACTGTCACAAGATTGAGCGCGGGGGGACAATCTAATAATACATAGTCGTAATCTTTTTTTAAATGTTGCAATGCTTCTTTTAATCGTATTTCGCGTTTGCTTTCATTGACAAGTTCAACTTCAGCACCAGCAAGATTTCTATTCGAAGGAGCTAAATCAAAACCTCCACGCTCGCAATGAATCACAATATCGTTAAATGATTTACTTTGAATCAACACATCATAAATTGATGTTTTAATAGTTGATTTATTAATACCTGAGCCTGTCGTTGCGTTGCCTTGTGGATCAAGATCAATGAGAAGCACAGATTTATTTTTTGCAGCTAGGCTTGCAGCTAAATTTACCGATGTGGTGGTTTTTCCGACACCACCTTTTTGATTCGTCACCGCTAATATACGCATAACTAAAAAATTTCTTTCTTCAATTGAACTAAATATCGTTCAGCATTAATAAACGGCACTTCAAGCGGAATCAGCGTGTATTGATTCTTTTCAAATGCTTCTAATTCTTCTTTGACATCTTTTGATTTCATCGCCAACCACACACCATTTTTTTGTAATGTATGTTGTGTCAGTGACATCATATTTTTTAAATTTGAAAACGCTCTTGTGATCACCCTATCAAAAAGTATGATCGGCTGATATTCTTCAACGCGGGCATTTATCACATTTAAATTAGTCAGCGATAACTCACTTTTCACTTGTTGCATAAATGTTGTTTTTTTATTCACCGAATCCATCACAGTCACTTTTAATTCGGGTTTTGTAATCGCCAATACAATGCCAGGAAATCCTGCACCACTTCCAACATCCAACACATGTTCCATCTCTACATGATTCAAAATAGATAAGCTATCAAGAAAATGTAATTTAATCATTTCGTCTCGCTCGCGAATCGCTGTTAAGTTATATACGCGATTCCACTTTTCAATTAAATTTAAATACGCCATTAGTTGGTCTATCATTTGCTCAGACAAATTTAAACTCATGCGATGTAAGCCCTCGACCAATAGATCGCGGTCTTTTTTTATTGCTTCATTCATGCTGCTTTTGCTGGGCGTTTCGCTGTCATTTTTTTAGGTTTATTTTTACGTTTAATAAACACTAAAAGTAATGAAATAGTCGCAGGTGTTATGCCGGAGATGCGCGACGCTTGTCCTAAATTCTCAGGCTTGTGAAGATTTAATTTTTGTTGCGCCTCTGCACTT
This genomic interval carries:
- a CDS encoding ParB/RepB/Spo0J family partition protein gives rise to the protein MVKAKGLGRGLDALLLSGEEDVQKNEGTLQTLLISELQPGKYQPRSIMQEEALHALSQSILKQGVMQPIIVRPVGNNQYEIIAGERRWRAAKLANLSEVPVIIKNIPDESALAMALIENIQREDLNPLEEAIGIKRLIDEFNMTHEEAADAVGKSRVTVSNLLRLLTLTKPVQDRLLSGKIDMGHARALIGLEGSQQIMLCEEVIQKNLSVREVEALVKNLQNSYKIDSQKTSPKKINADVRQLEESLAETLGASVTIDEKKNGSGILKVHYRNLEQLDEILKKIKG
- a CDS encoding ParA family protein — its product is MRILAVTNQKGGVGKTTTSVNLAASLAAKNKSVLLIDLDPQGNATTGSGINKSTIKTSIYDVLIQSKSFNDIVIHCERGGFDLAPSNRNLAGAEVELVNESKREIRLKEALQHLKKDYDYVLLDCPPALNLVTVNALTAADAVLIPMQCEYYALEGLSDLVNTIKKVRSNLNPKIEIEGLLKTLFDKRNMLAQQVSDQLTAHFGDKVYETIIPRNVRLAEAPSHGMPILMYDRSSKGAVAYLKLAEEIIEKQMRKSHG
- the rsmG gene encoding 16S rRNA (guanine(527)-N(7))-methyltransferase RsmG: MNEAIKKDRDLLVEGLHRMSLNLSEQMIDQLMAYLNLIEKWNRVYNLTAIRERDEMIKLHFLDSLSILNHVEMEHVLDVGSGAGFPGIVLAITKPELKVTVMDSVNKKTTFMQQVKSELSLTNLNVINARVEEYQPIILFDRVITRAFSNLKNMMSLTQHTLQKNGVWLAMKSKDVKEELEAFEKNQYTLIPLEVPFINAERYLVQLKKEIF